The following proteins are co-located in the Manihot esculenta cultivar AM560-2 chromosome 9, M.esculenta_v8, whole genome shotgun sequence genome:
- the LOC110622914 gene encoding F-box protein At3g58530 isoform X3 → METKKEEDDLTWSRETIPRVMKIVSTKLPQRDLVSLLLVSPWLHRTLISYPSLWLVLDFREMNKAGDRLTAALSLSRYQHVKQINLEFAQDIEDRHLEVLQNKFINSLQNLESLNLNGCQKISDKGIEAITSACPKLKVFSIYWNVRVTDLGIKHLVKNCKHVVDLNLSGCKNISDESLQLVADNYQDLESLNLTRCIKLTDGGLQQILVKCSSIHSLNLYAISIFTDKAYKKISNLAHLQFLDLCGAQNLSDEGLSYIAKCKNLVSLNLTWCVQVTDVGVISIAEGCTSLEFLSLFGIVGVTDKCLEVLSRFCSTTITTLDVNGCIGIKKRSRDELLQLFPHLKCFKVHS, encoded by the exons ATGGAAACAAAGAAGGAAGAAGACGACCTAACATGGAGCAGAGAAACAATTCCAAGAGTAATGAAGATAGTCAGCACGAAACTCCCTCAAAGAGACCTAGTTTCTCTTCTGCTTGTTAGCCCTTGGCTCCACCGCACTCTTATCTCTTACCCCTCTCTCTGGCTG GTTCTTGATTTTCGTGAGATGAATAAAGCTGGAGATAGACTTACAGCGGCTCTTTCACTG TCAAGATACCAGCATGTGAAGCAGATTAACCTTGAATTTGCACAAGATATTGAAGACAGACATCTTGAAGTCCTTCAAAACAAG TTTATCAATTCTCTTCAAAACTTGGAGTCTTTAAACTTGAATGGCTGCCAGAAGATCTCTGACAAGGGAATAGAAGCTATAACCAGTGCTTGTCCAAAACTGAAGGTCTTCTCTATTTATTGGAATGTGAG GGTGACAGATCTTGGTATAAAGCATTTGGTGAAGAATTGCAAACATGTAGTTGATTTGAACTTGAGTGGATGTAAG AATATATCAGACGAAAGTTTGCAATTAGTTGCTGACAACTATCAAGACTTAGAGTCATTGAATCTCACTAG GTGCATCAAGCTAACAGATGGCGGTTTGCAACAAATATTGGTCAAGTGTTCCTCTATCCACAGTTTAAATCTTTATGCCATTTCCAT CTTCACTGACAAAGCTTACAAGAAAATATCAAATCTAGCCCATCTACAATTTTTAGATTTATGTGGTGCCCAG aaTCTATCTGATGAGGGACTTTCTTATATAGCCAAATGCAAGAATCTTGTCTCACTAAATTTGACGTG GTGCGTTCAAGTCACTGATGTGGGGGTTATATCAATTGCTGAAGGTTGCACCTCTCTTGAGTTTCTCAG CTTGTTTGGAATAGTTGGTGTGACTGACAAGTGCCTGGAGGTCCTTTCAAGGTTCTGCTCAACTACAATCACAACCCTTGATGTAAATGGATGCATTGGCATAAAG AAACGGAGCCGGGATGAATTGCTTCAGCTGTTTCCTCATCTGAAGTGTTTCAAAGTACACAGCTGA
- the LOC110622914 gene encoding F-box protein At3g58530 isoform X1, protein METKKEEDDLTWSRETIPRVMKIVSTKLPQRDLVSLLLVSPWLHRTLISYPSLWLVLDFREMNKAGDRLTAALSLSRYQHVKQINLEFAQDIEDRHLEVLQNKFINSLQNLESLNLNGCQKISDKGIEAITSACPKLKVFSIYWNVRVTDLGIKHLVKNCKHVVDLNLSGCKNISDESLQLVADNYQDLESLNLTRCIKLTDGGLQQILVKCSSIHSLNLYAISIFTDKAYKKISNLAHLQFLDLCGAQNLSDEGLSYIAKCKNLVSLNLTWCVQVTDVGVISIAEGCTSLEFLSLFGIVGVTDKCLEVLSRFCSTTITTLDVNGCIGIKLRENPSDPPWPQKEGKKRVSFFFTLTTLPRSVCITRSMGKILIV, encoded by the exons ATGGAAACAAAGAAGGAAGAAGACGACCTAACATGGAGCAGAGAAACAATTCCAAGAGTAATGAAGATAGTCAGCACGAAACTCCCTCAAAGAGACCTAGTTTCTCTTCTGCTTGTTAGCCCTTGGCTCCACCGCACTCTTATCTCTTACCCCTCTCTCTGGCTG GTTCTTGATTTTCGTGAGATGAATAAAGCTGGAGATAGACTTACAGCGGCTCTTTCACTG TCAAGATACCAGCATGTGAAGCAGATTAACCTTGAATTTGCACAAGATATTGAAGACAGACATCTTGAAGTCCTTCAAAACAAG TTTATCAATTCTCTTCAAAACTTGGAGTCTTTAAACTTGAATGGCTGCCAGAAGATCTCTGACAAGGGAATAGAAGCTATAACCAGTGCTTGTCCAAAACTGAAGGTCTTCTCTATTTATTGGAATGTGAG GGTGACAGATCTTGGTATAAAGCATTTGGTGAAGAATTGCAAACATGTAGTTGATTTGAACTTGAGTGGATGTAAG AATATATCAGACGAAAGTTTGCAATTAGTTGCTGACAACTATCAAGACTTAGAGTCATTGAATCTCACTAG GTGCATCAAGCTAACAGATGGCGGTTTGCAACAAATATTGGTCAAGTGTTCCTCTATCCACAGTTTAAATCTTTATGCCATTTCCAT CTTCACTGACAAAGCTTACAAGAAAATATCAAATCTAGCCCATCTACAATTTTTAGATTTATGTGGTGCCCAG aaTCTATCTGATGAGGGACTTTCTTATATAGCCAAATGCAAGAATCTTGTCTCACTAAATTTGACGTG GTGCGTTCAAGTCACTGATGTGGGGGTTATATCAATTGCTGAAGGTTGCACCTCTCTTGAGTTTCTCAG CTTGTTTGGAATAGTTGGTGTGACTGACAAGTGCCTGGAGGTCCTTTCAAGGTTCTGCTCAACTACAATCACAACCCTTGATGTAAATGGATGCATTGGCATAAAG CTCAGGGAAAACCCCAGTGACCCCCCTTGGCCCCAAAAAGAGGGGAAAAAAAGagtttccttctttttcacttTGACTACACTACCAAGAAGTGTATGCATTACAAGGTCAATGGGAAAAATCCTGATTGTTTAA
- the LOC110622914 gene encoding F-box protein At3g58530 isoform X2 — METKKEEDDLTWSRETIPRVMKIVSTKLPQRDLVSLLLVSPWLHRTLISYPSLWLVLDFREMNKAGDRLTAALSLSRYQHVKQINLEFAQDIEDRHLEVLQNKFINSLQNLESLNLNGCQKISDKGIEAITSACPKLKVFSIYWNVRVTDLGIKHLVKNCKHVVDLNLSGCKNISDESLQLVADNYQDLESLNLTRCIKLTDGGLQQILVKCSSIHSLNLYAISIFTDKAYKKISNLAHLQFLDLCGAQNLSDEGLSYIAKCKNLVSLNLTWCVQVTDVGVISIAEGCTSLEFLSLFGIVGVTDKCLEVLSRFCSTTITTLDVNGCIGIKCEIRSSIVVRWCGRTGGIRKNDFGA; from the exons ATGGAAACAAAGAAGGAAGAAGACGACCTAACATGGAGCAGAGAAACAATTCCAAGAGTAATGAAGATAGTCAGCACGAAACTCCCTCAAAGAGACCTAGTTTCTCTTCTGCTTGTTAGCCCTTGGCTCCACCGCACTCTTATCTCTTACCCCTCTCTCTGGCTG GTTCTTGATTTTCGTGAGATGAATAAAGCTGGAGATAGACTTACAGCGGCTCTTTCACTG TCAAGATACCAGCATGTGAAGCAGATTAACCTTGAATTTGCACAAGATATTGAAGACAGACATCTTGAAGTCCTTCAAAACAAG TTTATCAATTCTCTTCAAAACTTGGAGTCTTTAAACTTGAATGGCTGCCAGAAGATCTCTGACAAGGGAATAGAAGCTATAACCAGTGCTTGTCCAAAACTGAAGGTCTTCTCTATTTATTGGAATGTGAG GGTGACAGATCTTGGTATAAAGCATTTGGTGAAGAATTGCAAACATGTAGTTGATTTGAACTTGAGTGGATGTAAG AATATATCAGACGAAAGTTTGCAATTAGTTGCTGACAACTATCAAGACTTAGAGTCATTGAATCTCACTAG GTGCATCAAGCTAACAGATGGCGGTTTGCAACAAATATTGGTCAAGTGTTCCTCTATCCACAGTTTAAATCTTTATGCCATTTCCAT CTTCACTGACAAAGCTTACAAGAAAATATCAAATCTAGCCCATCTACAATTTTTAGATTTATGTGGTGCCCAG aaTCTATCTGATGAGGGACTTTCTTATATAGCCAAATGCAAGAATCTTGTCTCACTAAATTTGACGTG GTGCGTTCAAGTCACTGATGTGGGGGTTATATCAATTGCTGAAGGTTGCACCTCTCTTGAGTTTCTCAG CTTGTTTGGAATAGTTGGTGTGACTGACAAGTGCCTGGAGGTCCTTTCAAGGTTCTGCTCAACTACAATCACAACCCTTGATGTAAATGGATGCATTGGCATAAAG
- the LOC110622914 gene encoding F-box protein At3g58530 isoform X4 gives METKKEEDDLTWSRETIPRVMKIVSTKLPQRDLVSLLLVSPWLHRTLISYPSLWLVLDFREMNKAGDRLTAALSLSRYQHVKQINLEFAQDIEDRHLEVLQNKFINSLQNLESLNLNGCQKISDKGIEAITSACPKLKVFSIYWNVRVTDLGIKHLVKNCKHVVDLNLSGCKNISDESLQLVADNYQDLESLNLTRCIKLTDGGLQQILVKCSSIHSLNLYAISIFTDKAYKKISNLAHLQFLDLCGAQNLSDEGLSYIAKCKNLVSLNLTWCVQVTDVGVISIAEGCTSLEFLRVLMCMQLLRG, from the exons ATGGAAACAAAGAAGGAAGAAGACGACCTAACATGGAGCAGAGAAACAATTCCAAGAGTAATGAAGATAGTCAGCACGAAACTCCCTCAAAGAGACCTAGTTTCTCTTCTGCTTGTTAGCCCTTGGCTCCACCGCACTCTTATCTCTTACCCCTCTCTCTGGCTG GTTCTTGATTTTCGTGAGATGAATAAAGCTGGAGATAGACTTACAGCGGCTCTTTCACTG TCAAGATACCAGCATGTGAAGCAGATTAACCTTGAATTTGCACAAGATATTGAAGACAGACATCTTGAAGTCCTTCAAAACAAG TTTATCAATTCTCTTCAAAACTTGGAGTCTTTAAACTTGAATGGCTGCCAGAAGATCTCTGACAAGGGAATAGAAGCTATAACCAGTGCTTGTCCAAAACTGAAGGTCTTCTCTATTTATTGGAATGTGAG GGTGACAGATCTTGGTATAAAGCATTTGGTGAAGAATTGCAAACATGTAGTTGATTTGAACTTGAGTGGATGTAAG AATATATCAGACGAAAGTTTGCAATTAGTTGCTGACAACTATCAAGACTTAGAGTCATTGAATCTCACTAG GTGCATCAAGCTAACAGATGGCGGTTTGCAACAAATATTGGTCAAGTGTTCCTCTATCCACAGTTTAAATCTTTATGCCATTTCCAT CTTCACTGACAAAGCTTACAAGAAAATATCAAATCTAGCCCATCTACAATTTTTAGATTTATGTGGTGCCCAG aaTCTATCTGATGAGGGACTTTCTTATATAGCCAAATGCAAGAATCTTGTCTCACTAAATTTGACGTG GTGCGTTCAAGTCACTGATGTGGGGGTTATATCAATTGCTGAAGGTTGCACCTCTCTTGAGTTTCTCAG AGTGCTTATGTGTATGCAGCTACTACGAGGTTAA
- the LOC110622914 gene encoding F-box protein At3g58530 isoform X5, with translation METKKEEDDLTWSRETIPRVMKIVSTKLPQRDLVSLLLVSPWLHRTLISYPSLWLVLDFREMNKAGDRLTAALSLSRYQHVKQINLEFAQDIEDRHLEVLQNKFINSLQNLESLNLNGCQKISDKGIEAITSACPKLKVFSIYWNVRVTDLGIKHLVKNCKHVVDLNLSGCKNISDESLQLVADNYQDLESLNLTRCIKLTDGGLQQILVKCSSIHSLNLYAISIFTDKAYKKISNLAHLQFLDLCGAQNLSDEGLSYIAKCKNLVSLNLTWCVQVTDVGVISIAEGCTSLEFLSAKSDLQSW, from the exons ATGGAAACAAAGAAGGAAGAAGACGACCTAACATGGAGCAGAGAAACAATTCCAAGAGTAATGAAGATAGTCAGCACGAAACTCCCTCAAAGAGACCTAGTTTCTCTTCTGCTTGTTAGCCCTTGGCTCCACCGCACTCTTATCTCTTACCCCTCTCTCTGGCTG GTTCTTGATTTTCGTGAGATGAATAAAGCTGGAGATAGACTTACAGCGGCTCTTTCACTG TCAAGATACCAGCATGTGAAGCAGATTAACCTTGAATTTGCACAAGATATTGAAGACAGACATCTTGAAGTCCTTCAAAACAAG TTTATCAATTCTCTTCAAAACTTGGAGTCTTTAAACTTGAATGGCTGCCAGAAGATCTCTGACAAGGGAATAGAAGCTATAACCAGTGCTTGTCCAAAACTGAAGGTCTTCTCTATTTATTGGAATGTGAG GGTGACAGATCTTGGTATAAAGCATTTGGTGAAGAATTGCAAACATGTAGTTGATTTGAACTTGAGTGGATGTAAG AATATATCAGACGAAAGTTTGCAATTAGTTGCTGACAACTATCAAGACTTAGAGTCATTGAATCTCACTAG GTGCATCAAGCTAACAGATGGCGGTTTGCAACAAATATTGGTCAAGTGTTCCTCTATCCACAGTTTAAATCTTTATGCCATTTCCAT CTTCACTGACAAAGCTTACAAGAAAATATCAAATCTAGCCCATCTACAATTTTTAGATTTATGTGGTGCCCAG aaTCTATCTGATGAGGGACTTTCTTATATAGCCAAATGCAAGAATCTTGTCTCACTAAATTTGACGTG GTGCGTTCAAGTCACTGATGTGGGGGTTATATCAATTGCTGAAGGTTGCACCTCTCTTGAGTTTCTCAG
- the LOC110622120 gene encoding protein WHAT'S THIS FACTOR 9, mitochondrial: MISKTHKSLLIVLPKSLLEPNICNCNSNHLYHFLQYRSIVKVRLKWVKNRSLDHIIDTETELKAACLLKDAVKRSPTGFLTAKSVADWQKLLGLTVPVLRFLRRYPTLFSEFPHARYANLPCFRLTDTALMLDSQEQNIHQNYESDTVERLCRVLMMTKSRTVPLQSLHPLKWDLGLPDNFEKILIPKYPNYFQFVKALNGISCLRLVQWKEEFAVSALQRSNESKEMGNKYEQFKRGQTTLAFPMRFPRGYGAQKKVRAWMEEFQKLPYISPYEDSRLIDPNSELMEKRVVGVLHELLSLTIHKKTKRNYLRSLREQLILPHKFTRLFTRYPGIFYLSLKCKTTTVALREGYQRGKLVNPHPLASLREKFYHVMRTGLVYRNKGADMIPEDILLNDVENENGPNESEEESEAGDDYYVDNSEIEEGSDEE; the protein is encoded by the exons ATGATCTCGAAAACCCACAAATCTTTGCTTATTGTGTTGCCAAAATCTCTACTTGAACCCAACATCTGCAACTGCAATAGCAACCATCTTTACCATTTTCTTCAGTATAGATCCATAGTGAAGGTGAGGCTCAAGTGGGTGAAGAACCGTAGCCTAGACCATATAATCGACACAGAGACCGAGCTCAAGGCAGCTTGTCTATTAAAGGACGCAGTCAAACGCTCTCCTACTGGATTTCTCACTGCCAAGTCTGTTGCTGATTGGCAAAAGCTTCTTGGCCTTACTGTTCCTGTTCTTCGTTTCTTGCGCAG GTATCCGACACTCTTTAGCGAATTTCCACACGCTCGCTATGCGAATTTGCCTTGTTTCCGGTTGACAGATACTGCACTCATGCTAGATTCACAGGAACAGAACATACACCAAAATTATGAGAGTGATACTGTGGAGAGGCTTTGCAGAGTGCTTATGATGACCAAAAGTAGGACAGTACCACTTCAATCACTGCATCCTTTGAAGTGGGACCTGGGTTTGCCTGataattttgagaaaatattGATTCCAAAGTACcctaattattttcaatttgttAAGGCATTAAATGGTATTAGCTGCTTGCGCCTTGTCCAATGGAAAGAGGAATTTGCAGTTTCTGCATTGCAGCGGAGTAATGAAAGCAAAGAAATGGGTAACAAGTATGAGCAGTTCAAGAGGGGGCAGACTACTTTGGCTTTCCCAATGAGATTTCCAAGGGGTTATGGAGCACAGAAGAAGGTTAGAGCATGGATGGAGGAATTTCAGAAGTTACCATATATTTCTCCATATGAGGATTCAAGGCTGATTGACCCAAATAGTGAACTCATGGAGAAGCGAGTTGTTGGTGTTTTGCACGAGCTTTTGAGCCTTACAATTCATAAGAAGACCAAGAGGAACTACTTGAGGAGCTTGAGAGAGCAACTTATTCTTCCACATAAGTTTACTCGGTTATTTACTAGGTATCCAGGGATTTTCTACCTCTCATTGAAATGTAAGACAACAACTGTTGCTCTTAGAGAGGGTTACCAGCGGGGAAAACTAGTGAATCCACATCCTCTTGCTAGtctcagagaaaagttttatcaTGTAATGAGAACTGGACTTGTTTATCGGAATAAAGGTGCAGATATGATACCTGAAGACATTTTGCTAAATGATGTTGAGAATGAGAATGGACCGAATGAATCTGAGGAAGAGAGTGAAGCAGGTGATGATTACTATGTAGATAACTCTGAGATTGAGGAAGGGTCTGATGAAGAGTAG